The DNA sequence AGCGCTTCTGCACCGGCTGCGGCGTGGCCCTGCCGAACGGTGTCCGCTTCTGCTCGGCCTGTGGAACCCCGGCCGGTGGCGCGCCGGCGGGTCACGCCGCCCAGCACGTCCACGCTGCGGCGGGCGGCTCGGCGGCCCCGACGGCCCCGACGCAGGCGGCTCCCTGGATCGTGGCCGGGCTGCTGACGGTGGTCGCGGTGGTGGCCGTGATCTATGCCGCGACCGACCGGACCTCCGCCGAGCCGCCGGCGATGGGCAGCGCGGCCCCGGCCGGAGGCGCGCTGGGAGCCACCGCCGCCCCGGACATCTCCAACATGACGCCGCGCGAGCAGTTCACCCGGCTCACGGACCGGGTCACCGCCGCGGCCGAAAAGGGCGACACCGCCACCGTCTTCCGCTTCACCCCGATGGCCCTCGGCGCCTACACCAATCTCCCCCCGGGTGACCGCGACATCGACGCCCGCTACCACACGGCGATGATCCAGGCCCAGGTCGGGATGTTCCCCGAGGCGCTGGCCCTGGCCGACACGATGCTGAAGGAAGCCCCGAACAACCTGATGGGCTTCTTCGTCCAGGCCATCGTGGGCGACTATCAGGGGAAGAAGGCCGAGGCTGAGGCCGCGCGGGCCGCCTTCCGGAAGCACTACGACGCCGAGATCGCCAAGAAGCGCGACGAGTACGAGGCACATCGTCCCCTGCTCGAGAACTTCAAGACCACCCCGGGACCCAAGTAAATGACCACGACCATTCGCGTCGCCCATTCGCCGGACTCCGACGACGCGTTCATGTTCTATGCGCTGGCCGAAGGGAAGATCGACACCGACATCACGTACGTGCATGAGCTCTCGGACATCGAGTCGCTCAACCAGCGCGCGCGTCACAAGGAACTCGACGTCTCGGCGGTCTCGATCCACGCCTACGCCTATATCGCCCACGACTACGCGCTGCTCAACAGCGGCTCGTCGATGGGCGACGGCTACGGCCCGCGGCTCGTCTCGCTGACGCCGCCCCCGGGCGACCGCCGCGCTGACTCTGCGATCATCCGCGAAGCCGCCAAGGGGAAGCGGATCGCCGTCCCGGGGCTGCTGACCACCGCCTACCTGGCGCTCAAGCTCTGGCAGCCCGACTTCGTCCCGGTGGTGATGGCGTTCGACGCCATCGAAGAGGCCGTCCACAAGGGCGAGGTGGACCTCGGGTTGATCATCCACGAGGGGCAGCTCACCTACGTCGACGACGGCCTCCACCTCTGGGCCGACACCGGCGAGTGGTGGCTCGACGAGACCGGCCTCCCGCTCCCGCTCGGCGGCAACGTCGTCCGCCGCGACCTCGGCCGCGAGGTGATCGAGCAGGTCGCCAAGGACCTCAAGGCGTCGATCGTCTACGGCCTCGTCCACCGCGCCGACGCCCTGGCCCACGCCAAGCAGTACAACCGCGGCATCTCCGATGAGCGCACCGATGAATTTGTCGGGATGTACGTCAACGAGTGGACCGTCGATTACGGCGATCGCGGCCGCGAAGCGGTGCAGCTGCTGCTCGATGAGGCGGCGGAGGCGGGGATCATTCCGGGGAAGGTGGAAGTGGAATTTGTGGGATGATCGATGGTCGATGATCGATGATCGATGATGGATTGAGATTGTCATCCTGAGCGCAGCCCGCGAAGCGGGCGCAGTCGAAGGACCTCTTCCGCATTCGCGGAGAGAGGTCCTTCGACTGCGCAGCCCTTCGGGCTGCTCCGCTCAGGATGACACTCGATGATCGATCATCGATCATCGATCATCGACTATCTCGGCCGCTCGAAGTACAGCAATCCCCCACTCACATCACCCACCAGCAACGCCAGCACCCCGCTCCCATACAAGTCTCCGAAGGTCGCCGCCGACCCGCGGTGCGTCGCGACGGTGTAGTTCGAGTCGAGGACGAAGCGGATCTCGTTGCCGGCGCTGACGTTGCGCCAGCGCTGAAGGCCGCCGTCATCGCTGCCGAGGAAGAGGTCGGGGCGGCCGGTGCGCTCGGGGTCGGCAAAGGTCGGTGAGGCACGGCGGCCGACGTCGATTCCCTGGAAGTTGTCGCTGACCAGCTCGAACTTCGGCGCGGTGCGGCTGCCGACATTGCGATAGAGATTGAGCTGCCCGCTCGCCTCACCGACCATCATGTCGAGATCGCCGTCGCCATCGAGGTCGGCGAGCGCCGGCACCGAGTTGCTGCCGCGCGTCAGCACGATCAGGGCGCTGTCGGCCAGCGTCCACGTCGGGGCGGACTTGGTGCCGCTGTTCCGGAACCACTGGACGCGGTCGCGCCAGGTGCCCACCACCAGGTCCGGCAGGCCGTCGCCATCGAGGTCGGCCACGGCGGCGGTGGGATTGAACTCGGTCGGCAACCCGAGCGGCCCGCGGTCGCGGAATGACGGCGCCGTGCGGCTGCCGACATTCTCGAGCCACGTCAGCGTGCCGCGTTCGCCCTCCCCCTGCACGATTCTATTGCCCACCAGCAGGTCGAGGTCGCCGTCGCCATCGAGGTCGGCCAGCGTCGGCACGCTCTCGCTGCCGACATCGAGCATCGGCAACAAGCGCGAGGTGCGCGTGCTCCACTCGCCGCGCTTCACCTGCTCCACCAGGTAGAGATTGTCGATCGAGGTCCGGTTCGGGCCGAAGGCGCCGCCAATCACGCCCATCACCAGGTCGAGGTCGCCGTCGCCGTCGAAGTCGCCGAGCGAGGGGGCGTTGTAGCCGCTGGTGAGCAGCGGCGGCGTCACCGGGAACTGCGCCGGCGGGTGACGCAGGTCGGGCTGCGCACAGCTCCCCTGATTGGCGATCAACAACAGCCCCGGTTCGAAGAAGTCGCCCCAGAGCAGGTCCGGGTCGCCATCGCCGTCGACATCACCGAAGGCCATGGTGTTGGCGCCATGCAGCGAGGGACGGGTGCCGTCACTGCCAGTCCCGACGATCTCGATCTCCTCGAAGCGCTCGGTGAGCATCCGGAATCGCGGGATGCTCCCCTTCGTCGCCACCTCGGCCTCGTAATGCACGATCGTCCCGCTGACCCGCCCGATGAAGAGGTCGAGCCGGCCGTTGCAGTTGAGGTCGACGAGATTCAGGATGTTCTGCCGATCGGCGAAGATCGGCTGTCCCTCGCTGTCGCGCAGCGAGTCGGCGGCCGCCTCGAACTGTGCGGCGGTCTTGGTCCCGACGTTGCGCCAGAGGCGGATGTAGCTGTTCGGCATCTCGGTGAGGAGGTCGATCACGCCGTCCTGATCGAGGTCGACGAAGCGGGCCCACTCCCCCACTGCCATCCCGCCGTATTGATCGGTGCGCCACTGCAGCTTGCCCTTGACGTTCTCGAAGAACATCAGCGCGTCGGCGCGTTCCTGCAGGAAGAGATCGAGGTCGCCGTCACCGTCGATGTCGACCAGCTGCGGCCGCGGCACGTCGAGCCCGCCAAGAAACGGTTCGGCGATCGGCGTGCCGGCGCGGTCGGCGACGGGGAACGGCGCGATCTTCCGAGCGAACGCGGCACCGCCCTGCGCCCCGAGCATAGCGGGGAGCAGGGCGGCACACACCGCGAGAGTGTGACGGCGGCTCACCGGGCGCGCGCCGCGCCGATCCCGGTCGGGCCGTTGCCCAGCATCAGCGTCGAGTGGACGGTACCGGCGGCAAGGTCGAGGATCGTCAGCCAGCCATCGGTGGCGGCGTGGCCCTCCATGCCGTGCATCTCGTGCCCGCTCTGCCCCGGCGTGATCGCCCCGGTGTTCTGGTTCACGATGAAGGCGTACTTGTTGTCGGCACGGAGGAGCAGGCCGTAGGGCTGCGCCATCCGCCCCTCGATGATGCGCCGCACCGTGCCAGTCGCGACGTCCACCTCGGCCAGCGCGTTCTTCACCAGCAGCGTGATGTAGACCTGCTTGCCATCACGCGAGAAGCGTGGATCCCACGGCTTCCCCGCCAGCGGAATCTCCTTCACCGGCACAAACGGCGGCGGCTTGGTGAGGTCGAACAGCAACAGCGTGTTCGACAATTCACCGCCGGCCACCATCGTCTTGCCATCGGGCGAGAGCGCGAACTGCACCAGCGAGCGTGGCGCACCGGGGATCGTGGTGATCGTCACCCGACCCGTCGCCGTCTCGACCGACGCGATCCGGTTCTCGGCGAGCGACGCGGTGTGGACCCACTTCCCGTCGAGCGTGACGGCGAGTGCATGCGGCCGCGGAATCAGGATCTCCTGCTCCTCGACCATCACGAACGCCTTCCGCGCAATCACGCCGAGTGCCTTCGGCGGATTCACCGCCGTCATCGAGCGGCCGACATAGAGCGAGTCGTGCACCGGGTCGAGCGTCAGCAATCCCGGCGTCTCCATCTTCACTTGACCGAGCAGACGATTGGCGCGGTCGAACTTCAGCACGCGACCGTCACCGATCAGCGAGACATACCAGAACGCGCCGTCGGCTTCGACGGCGATATGGTGCGGCTTGGCGTTGGCGGTGAAGCCGAGGCCGCGGAGGTCGATCACGGTGTCGACCGCGAGCCGCTGCTGGTCGATCACCGAGATGCTCGCCCCGGACTGATTCACCACATACAACTTGGCCCCGCCGGACGGGCTCGGGGCCGTGGCGGGGGCAGCACCCCCGCCGCTGCAGGCCAGGGCGGCGAATGCCGCCCCGGCCGTCAGGAACCTGCGGATCATGGCACCGTCGAGGTGCGGTCACGCACCAGGAAGATCCCCTTCCCCATGTTGTTCACGAGGATCGAGCCGTTCTTGAAGTACGGGTAGCTGTTCCACGTCCCCGAGAAGCCCGGCGAGTTCTCGCCCGGCTCGACGTCGAAGAAGCCGACTTCGCGGGGTTGCGTCGGGTTGGTGATGTCGATGATGCGGAGGCCAGCCTTGTAGTTCGACTGGTACATCCGGTTGCCCTTCACGTACAGGTTGTGGTCCGACGCCTTGCTGGTGCCGAGGAACGGCCCGACGAAGACGGGGTCATCGAGCTTGGCGAAGTCGAAGATCAGGGTGCGGGTCGCCTTGGCGGCGTCGCCCTTGCCACCGGTCTCGTCGAGTTCGTCGTTGAGGTAAAAGTAGCGCATGTCCTCGCTCCACCACCCCTGGTGCGTGTAGCCGACATCCGGATAGGTCGCCAGACCGAGGACCGTCGGATTCTTCTTGTCGCTGAAGTCGGCGATGGAGATGGCCGTCTCGTTCGAGCCGAGGCAGATCTCCTTCCCCTGATAACGCGTGTCCGGCCCGCGGTAGACCTGGCAGAGCGCGTCGTGCGAATAGCCGGTGCCGCTGCGGCCGGTGCGCTTGTCGGCGTGGCAGCCGGCGAAGGTCGGCTTGAGCGGATCGCGCATGTCGATCATGTGGTAGCCGCCACCGCAATTCTCACCCGGGCCGTTGCTGCCGACCGCGTAGGCGAACATCGACTCCTCGTTGGTGAGGATGTCGTGCACGGAGGCGACCTTGTCGTAGGTGACGTCGGGGGTGAATTCCTGCGGCGTCTTCACGCCACGCAGCCGGTGCATGTCGAAGATCTGCACACCGTGCGGGCCCGACGCGTCGGAAACGATCAGGGCGTAGTGCTTGAGCGTCTTGATCTCGCGCCACGAGGTGGCCTGCGCCTCGGCGGTCTTCGGCAGGTTGCCGAGGTAGCGCGGGCGCGCCGGATCCGTCACATCGACGAACGAGGTGCCATCGGTGCGGCCGACGAGCGCGTAGTCCTTGCCCGTCTCGGGGTCGGTCCAGCCCCAGTTGCCGCTGAGCCCGACGCCGCGCTTGCCGCCGATCGCCGAGATCGGCAGGTACGACATCAGCCCGGTGTTGCCGCACTCCCAATCCTTCACCTTGCCGTCCTTGCAGACGACTTCGGCACCTGTCATCGCCGTCCACGTCTCGGCGGGTGCCGGGATGATGGTGTTCTTGACGCTCCAGGTGCCGGCAACCGAGCGGCCGAGGAAGAGCACGGTCCCTTCGCCACCACCATCGCGCGGCATGCCGATCGCGGCGCCGTCACCCGAGACGGCCACCACATCGGCCAACCGGGCACCCGGGTCGATCCCCGCCACGTCGACGCGAGCGACCGACGTGAACTTGCCATCCTTGCCGAGCGCGGCGCGATAGAGGTGGCCGGTGTTGCGCACCGCCGCCGGCGCACCGATCAGCAACTCGTTGCCGGCGAACGCCACCGAGGTGCCGAAACCGGCACCGGCATAGGAGAACGGCACCGCGGCATCGGTCTCACGCCAGGCGGACGTCTTCGGATTCCACTGATAGGCGACCACCATCCCGACCGTGCCGTTGCCCTGGCCGGTGATCGGCAGCGCCCCCGGCGAGCCGACGGCGATCATGTCGCCCTTGATGGCGATCGACACGCCGAACTGCGCGTTGTCGGCGCCGCGGGAGGCGAGCAGCACCCCCTCCGACTTGAAGCTGCCATCAGTCTGCCGGCCAAAGACCAGCACGGCGCCCTTCCGCATCGACCGGCTCGGCGCACCGACGGCGATCCGCTGGCCATCCGACGCCAGCGAGGACCCGAAGGCATCGCCGAGCTCGGCACCGGCCAGCGTGCCGGCGGCGGTGTAGCTCCCGTCGGTCCCACGGCGGTAGAGGTAGACCGCGCCGGCGCCGTCGCGCGGCGAGCCGATGGCGACCACGTCGCCGAGGATGGTCATCGAGCGGCCGAAGTCGCCGCGGGCAACGCGGGTCCCGGCCTGCAACACGCCGGCGGCAGTCCAGACGCCGGCGGCGTTCTTCCGGAAGACGTGCACCGCGCCCTTGGCGCTATCGGTCGCGGTGGGGCCATCGATCCGCGAGACCAGCAGGGTGGTCCCGTCGCTCACGAGGGTCGTGCCGAAGCCGTCGTTGGGGGCGCCGGCCGGAGCGGTCAAGGTCCCGGTCTCCTTCCAGCCCGCCGGCCCGCGGCGGTAGATGTGGACCGTCCCGCCCTTGGCGCCGCGGGGTTCGCCGACGAAGGCCTGGTCGCCGACGATCGCCACGGTGGCGCCAAAGGATGGGAGAGACGACGCGCGCTCGTCGCGCCCGCCAGACGCGGAAACCGCGCTCACGGCCAGCGGGAGCAGCAGCAGTGCCGAACAGACTCGCTTCATCGGGGACGACCTCATGAGGGGGTGGGAATTGAGTCGGATAAGCTAACACCCGGCCGCCGCGCCCGGGGGGCGATCGGGCGGCCCAACGGGACCACCCGACGGCCACACAGCCCTCCCTGTACGGGGCGAATGGCGCCGGGGGTTTCGAATCGGGACCGCCACACGAGGCGCGGATCGGAACGACCGATATATTGAGAGGAGGAGCAGGACTACCACTTCCGGAGCACGGATGAGCCCCGACACCGCCGACCCGATGGGAGATGAGATCGACCTGGTCACGACCTTGGTGGTCGATGACGAGGATTCGATCCGGTCGGCCCTGCAGCGCCTGCTCACCAGCATGGGTCACGAGGTGATCGCCACGGGAACGGCCGGCGAGGCGCTGGCCGAGATCCGCCGGCGCAAGATCGCCTGCATCCTGCTCGATGTCCGGCTGCCGGATGCCTCCGGCCCCGACATGGTGCCGATGATCCTGAAGGAAGAGCCCAACGCCGCCATCCTGATGCTCACCGCCGTGAACGACGCCAACACCGCCGCACTCTGCATGCAGCGCGGGGCGATGGACTATCTCGTCAAGCCGGTCGACCTGCAGGACCTCGAGCGCGCCATCGGGCGGGCACTGGCGCGTCGGCGCGACCTGATCGAACAGGCCGAGACGCAGGCGTGGCTCAAGCAGGAGATCGTCCAGCGCGGCGCCGAGCTGCGGCGCGAGCGCGGCAATCTCGAGCGGATTTCGGTGGCCACGCTCGAAGCGCTCGTCAACGCGCTCGAGGCCAAGGACGCCTATCTCCGCGGCCACTCGGCGCGGGTGGCCGACCTCTCCGCGATGATCGCCGCCGAGATGGGGCTCTCCGACGAGCAGATCGAGATGGTGCGCACGGCGGGCCGTCTCCACGACATCGGCAAGATCGGCATCCGCGAAGCGGTGCTGCACAAGCACGGGCCGCTCTCCGAGGAGGAGTTCGACCACGTCAAGACGCACGTGCTGATCGGGGCGCAGATCCTCGCGCCGCTGCATCACCTGCGTGAGGTGATCAGCTACGTCCGGTCGCACCATGAGCGTCATGACGGCACGGGCTATCCGGACGGCCTGGTGGGCGAGGCGATCCCGATCGGTGCGCGCATCCTGGGCGTGGCCGAGGTGTTCGACGCGTTGACCACCGTGCGGCCGTATCAGGAGAAGATGAGTCAGGAGCAGGCGGTGTCCCGGATGCGCGACCTGGTCGGCACGGTGATTTCGCCGGATGTGCATCGGGCGCTGGCGGCGGTGATCACCCGTCGGCGGGCGTTGGTCTTCCTCGACGAGAGTCGCGCGCCCTGATCGGCGGCAATCGGGTCCATCACGCGGGGTTCGGTGCCGAGCACTGGATCCCGCGTTTGCTATTGTCGGGGCATGACTCGCGGCGTCACCCTGCTGGAGCTCTTGCTCGTTCTCGTCCTCATCGGCATCCTCGCCGGCTTGGGCCTCCCTCACCTCGGCGCCGTCGCCTCGGCAGCGGCGCTCCGCCACGAGGCCACCGAGCTGGTCGTGGCGCTCGACGCCGCCCGGCTCGACGCCATCCGCTTCGGTGCGGTGACTCGGCTCACATTGAGCGACAGCAGTTATCGACTCGAGCTGCTCATGGATGGCGACACCACGCTGCGCTGGCAGCATGCGGGGGCGGGGACGCGCGGGGTCCAGCTGAGCGGGGGCGGGGCGCCGATCCACTTCGGGGCGGCAGGGCTGGCGGTGGGGGTGTCGAATCGGACGCTCACGTTGACGCGCCTTGGGGCGAGCCGCCGGGTCGTCATCTCGCGGTTGGGGCGGATCACCCCGTGAGGTGGTACTTCCGAATCTTGGCCAGCAGCGTCGAGCGGGCGATGCCGAGGAGCAGCGCCGCCTGACGCCGGTTGCCGTGGGTGAAGTGCAGCGTGGCGCGGAGGTGACGCGCTTCAGCGGCCTCCAGCGTCTCGGGGGCCGGCAGCATCGCCGCCTCGGTCACCACGAACTCCGGTGCCGGTGCCACCCCGGGCGGCACCGTCGCGACCTCCTCGAAGACCACCACGTGCCCACCAGCCCGGAGCGTGTCGGCCAGGGCGACGACGTCCTCGCGGGCGGGATCGGTGACGAGGAGGCGGATGTGGAGGGAGGGCATGGGTGAATGATACGGGGAAGGGCGTCACGGGACACGAGTAGATTGCTGCCAGCGTAACCAGTAACCCGTAACCCGTCACCAGGAAGACCACCCGGGTCGGAGCCACTGGTCACTGGTCACTGGTCACCCCTCACCGGTCCCCCCGCATGCTCGACATCTCCGCCCTCGCCGTCGGCGACTCCGTCCACCACCCCTTCCTCGTCCTCGACGTGGTGGCCAAGGGTGGCGACCACCCGCGCACCGTCCTCGTCCTCGGCAACCGGACCGGGCGGATCGACACGGCGCCGTTCTGGGCCGGGCGCGACGATCAGGTGAAGGGACTCAGCAAGGGGATGATCGTCCAGGTGGTCGGGACGGTGACGGCGTACCGCGAGTCGCGCCAGCTCGATGCCACCTCGGTGCGGGCGCTGCCGAAGGGGTCGATCCCGCTCGCCGATCTGGCGCCGTCCGTCGGCGCGGTCGATGGCTACTGGCAGTTCCTCGACGATATCCGCGCCAAGCTGACCGCACCGCGGCTCCGCGCCGTGGTCGACCTCTTCTATGCCGACGACGAGTTCCGCAGCCGGTATCAGGAATGCCCCGGCGCGCCGGGCACCGGCCACCACGCCGCGATCGGCGGGCTGTTGCAGCACACCTGCGAAGTGGTCAGCATCGGCAAGCAGATGGCGCGCGTGGCGCGGGCCGATGCGGAGATCGTCACCGTCGGCGCGATGCTCCACGACATCGGCAAGCTGGAGACCTACAGTTGGGAGACCGGCGTCTTCGACACCACCGAGCGCGGCCGGCTCCTCGGGCACGTGACCCAGGGCTACGCCATGTTCCGCGAGCGCGTCGCCGCGCAGCCGACGCCGCCGTGCACGCCGGAGGAACAGCTCCTGATCGAGCACCTGATCCTCTCGCACCACGGCCAGCTCGAGTTTGGCTCGCCGGTGCGGCCGCTGACCCTCGAGGCGGAGATTCTCCACTACGCCGACGACGCCTCGGCCAAGACGGCCTCGATCAACGACGCCTATGCCTCACCCGAGCTCTTCCCGGGCGACGCACGGACCTCGACCAAGAAGGTCTGGCAGTTCGACAATCGCTGGTTGGTGCGGTTGGCGCCCGACTTCGGGCGAGACGAGGATGGCGGGAACGAAGAAGCGGCCGACCAGCAGGGCTGATCGACCGCTTCGCACTCCAGCGCAGACGCTCGGGGGCGTTGCGAGGGAATGAGCGCTGTGGGTCAGATCGGCTCGCGGACCGTTCGCCCACACGGCTCTCCGAGGCGCTGGATCGGAGAGGATGAAGCGTGCGACACGCCCCATCGGTACTCCTACCAAGCTACCGTACCCCAGAAAAGCCGCAAGTGCCTGATTTTATTCGGGTTAGCTCACCTGCGGTGGGCAACAATGTGGGTTCGAAGTGCCCATCACCACGGCAGTTCCCCCCTTTCTCCACGGGATGTGGAGATGTTAATCCACATCCCCACATGCCATCCGCCGTACTTCGTTACAATCCGCCGGGGACACCCTTGGGGCGCATCGGGATGTCGAACACCCGCAGCAGGCCGTCGGCCGCCTGATCGTAGTTCACGGCGGCTGCTTCGGCGCCGACGGCACTGGTCCTGAGCTGGGGCAGCCCC is a window from the Gemmatimonadota bacterium genome containing:
- a CDS encoding GspH/FimT family pseudopilin, with amino-acid sequence MTRGVTLLELLLVLVLIGILAGLGLPHLGAVASAAALRHEATELVVALDAARLDAIRFGAVTRLTLSDSSYRLELLMDGDTTLRWQHAGAGTRGVQLSGGGAPIHFGAAGLAVGVSNRTLTLTRLGASRRVVISRLGRITP
- a CDS encoding choice-of-anchor B family protein, which translates into the protein MKRVCSALLLLPLAVSAVSASGGRDERASSLPSFGATVAIVGDQAFVGEPRGAKGGTVHIYRRGPAGWKETGTLTAPAGAPNDGFGTTLVSDGTTLLVSRIDGPTATDSAKGAVHVFRKNAAGVWTAAGVLQAGTRVARGDFGRSMTILGDVVAIGSPRDGAGAVYLYRRGTDGSYTAAGTLAGAELGDAFGSSLASDGQRIAVGAPSRSMRKGAVLVFGRQTDGSFKSEGVLLASRGADNAQFGVSIAIKGDMIAVGSPGALPITGQGNGTVGMVVAYQWNPKTSAWRETDAAVPFSYAGAGFGTSVAFAGNELLIGAPAAVRNTGHLYRAALGKDGKFTSVARVDVAGIDPGARLADVVAVSGDGAAIGMPRDGGGEGTVLFLGRSVAGTWSVKNTIIPAPAETWTAMTGAEVVCKDGKVKDWECGNTGLMSYLPISAIGGKRGVGLSGNWGWTDPETGKDYALVGRTDGTSFVDVTDPARPRYLGNLPKTAEAQATSWREIKTLKHYALIVSDASGPHGVQIFDMHRLRGVKTPQEFTPDVTYDKVASVHDILTNEESMFAYAVGSNGPGENCGGGYHMIDMRDPLKPTFAGCHADKRTGRSGTGYSHDALCQVYRGPDTRYQGKEICLGSNETAISIADFSDKKNPTVLGLATYPDVGYTHQGWWSEDMRYFYLNDELDETGGKGDAAKATRTLIFDFAKLDDPVFVGPFLGTSKASDHNLYVKGNRMYQSNYKAGLRIIDITNPTQPREVGFFDVEPGENSPGFSGTWNSYPYFKNGSILVNNMGKGIFLVRDRTSTVP
- a CDS encoding response regulator, with product MSPDTADPMGDEIDLVTTLVVDDEDSIRSALQRLLTSMGHEVIATGTAGEALAEIRRRKIACILLDVRLPDASGPDMVPMILKEEPNAAILMLTAVNDANTAALCMQRGAMDYLVKPVDLQDLERAIGRALARRRDLIEQAETQAWLKQEIVQRGAELRRERGNLERISVATLEALVNALEAKDAYLRGHSARVADLSAMIAAEMGLSDEQIEMVRTAGRLHDIGKIGIREAVLHKHGPLSEEEFDHVKTHVLIGAQILAPLHHLREVISYVRSHHERHDGTGYPDGLVGEAIPIGARILGVAEVFDALTTVRPYQEKMSQEQAVSRMRDLVGTVISPDVHRALAAVITRRRALVFLDESRAP
- a CDS encoding zinc ribbon domain-containing protein — translated: MSDTPASSSTKRFCTGCGVALPNGVRFCSACGTPAGGAPAGHAAQHVHAAAGGSAAPTAPTQAAPWIVAGLLTVVAVVAVIYAATDRTSAEPPAMGSAAPAGGALGATAAPDISNMTPREQFTRLTDRVTAAAEKGDTATVFRFTPMALGAYTNLPPGDRDIDARYHTAMIQAQVGMFPEALALADTMLKEAPNNLMGFFVQAIVGDYQGKKAEAEAARAAFRKHYDAEIAKKRDEYEAHRPLLENFKTTPGPK
- a CDS encoding HD domain-containing protein yields the protein MLDISALAVGDSVHHPFLVLDVVAKGGDHPRTVLVLGNRTGRIDTAPFWAGRDDQVKGLSKGMIVQVVGTVTAYRESRQLDATSVRALPKGSIPLADLAPSVGAVDGYWQFLDDIRAKLTAPRLRAVVDLFYADDEFRSRYQECPGAPGTGHHAAIGGLLQHTCEVVSIGKQMARVARADAEIVTVGAMLHDIGKLETYSWETGVFDTTERGRLLGHVTQGYAMFRERVAAQPTPPCTPEEQLLIEHLILSHHGQLEFGSPVRPLTLEAEILHYADDASAKTASINDAYASPELFPGDARTSTKKVWQFDNRWLVRLAPDFGRDEDGGNEEAADQQG
- a CDS encoding VCBS repeat-containing protein, encoding MSRRHTLAVCAALLPAMLGAQGGAAFARKIAPFPVADRAGTPIAEPFLGGLDVPRPQLVDIDGDGDLDLFLQERADALMFFENVKGKLQWRTDQYGGMAVGEWARFVDLDQDGVIDLLTEMPNSYIRLWRNVGTKTAAQFEAAADSLRDSEGQPIFADRQNILNLVDLNCNGRLDLFIGRVSGTIVHYEAEVATKGSIPRFRMLTERFEEIEIVGTGSDGTRPSLHGANTMAFGDVDGDGDPDLLWGDFFEPGLLLIANQGSCAQPDLRHPPAQFPVTPPLLTSGYNAPSLGDFDGDGDLDLVMGVIGGAFGPNRTSIDNLYLVEQVKRGEWSTRTSRLLPMLDVGSESVPTLADLDGDGDLDLLVGNRIVQGEGERGTLTWLENVGSRTAPSFRDRGPLGLPTEFNPTAAVADLDGDGLPDLVVGTWRDRVQWFRNSGTKSAPTWTLADSALIVLTRGSNSVPALADLDGDGDLDMMVGEASGQLNLYRNVGSRTAPKFELVSDNFQGIDVGRRASPTFADPERTGRPDLFLGSDDGGLQRWRNVSAGNEIRFVLDSNYTVATHRGSAATFGDLYGSGVLALLVGDVSGGLLYFERPR
- a CDS encoding ABC transporter substrate-binding protein; translated protein: MTTTIRVAHSPDSDDAFMFYALAEGKIDTDITYVHELSDIESLNQRARHKELDVSAVSIHAYAYIAHDYALLNSGSSMGDGYGPRLVSLTPPPGDRRADSAIIREAAKGKRIAVPGLLTTAYLALKLWQPDFVPVVMAFDAIEEAVHKGEVDLGLIIHEGQLTYVDDGLHLWADTGEWWLDETGLPLPLGGNVVRRDLGREVIEQVAKDLKASIVYGLVHRADALAHAKQYNRGISDERTDEFVGMYVNEWTVDYGDRGREAVQLLLDEAAEAGIIPGKVEVEFVG